One Macadamia integrifolia cultivar HAES 741 unplaced genomic scaffold, SCU_Mint_v3 scaffold_198A, whole genome shotgun sequence DNA window includes the following coding sequences:
- the LOC122071218 gene encoding uncharacterized protein LOC122071218, with the protein MADVITCGEREVKNKGKDVVINVTVMESIEKDCKKVRGLPSNCSMYRVPKPQFKRKSEAYVPRLVSIGPFHHDKKHLKPMETHKLRYLNDFLFRSKSRATLNDYVEAMKILEESTRQCYSEIFQHSKEEFVKMMVIDGCFILELILKTIHNGDPDDLDAPDEPDDPIMNAKWMLHAIKYDLILLENQLPFFKRFKGNSNGLDITVEKGVLKIPTITIEDRTESLLRNLIAFEQSRIDYENYITDYAFFLDGLINSPTDVELLEKKGIIGNLLGEPTDVAALFNGLLKEVTLGTDSFHTVHLKLEKHYKNPWLQSKAILRQKYFNSRWASISIGAASLLLILTVVQTVCSILQVT; encoded by the coding sequence ATGGCGGATGTAATTACTTGCGGCGAAAGGGAAGTCAAGAACAAGGGAAAAGATGTTGTAATTAATGTAACGGTGATGGAATCAATCGAGAAAGATTGTAAAAAGGTCCGTGGGTTGCCTTCCAATTGTAGCATGTACCGGGTTCCCAAGCCACAGttcaaaagaaaatcagaagCTTACGTTCCTCGCTTGGTCTCCATTGGCCCTTTTCACCACGACAAGAAACACTTGAAGCCCATGGAAACACATAAGTTGCGGTATCTTAATGATTTTCTATTTCGTAGCAAATCTCGGGCAACATTGAACGATTATGTTGAAGCTATGAAAATATTGGAAGAATCAACTCGGCAATGTTACTCGGAAATTTTCCAACATTCTAAAGAAGAGTTTGTGAAAATGATGGTGATTGATGGTTGCTTCATACTTGAACTCATCCTCAAGACTATTCACAATGGAGATCCCGATGATCTAGATGCTCCAGATGAGCCCGATGATCCAATAATGAATGCAAAGTGGATGCTCCATGCTATAAAGTACGATCTGATTCTACTAGAAAATCAACTTCCCTTCTTTAAACGATTCAAGGGAAATTCTAATGGACTTGACATAACAGTCGAAAAAGGAGTGTTGAAAATTCCAACCATTACAATTGAGGATAGAACGGAGTCTCTACTTCGAAACCTCATAGCCTTTGAACAGTCTAGAATTGACTATGAAAATTACATCACAGATTATGCTTTCTTCTTGGATGGCCTCATCAACTCTCCCACTGATGTCGAGTTGCTTGAGAAAAAGGGAATTATTGGCAACTTGCTTGGTGAACCAACAGACGTGGCTGCCTTATTTAACGGTCTACTCAAAGAGGTCACTCTAGGGACGGATAGCTTCCACACTGTTCACCTCAAATTGGAGAAACATTACAAGAACCCATGGCTCCAATCCAAGGCAATTTTGAGGCAGAAATATTTTAATTCTCGATGGGCATCCATTTCAATCGGTGCTGCATCACTTCTCCTCATCTTGACGGTGGTACAGAccgtttgttccattttacaagTCACATGA